CTGGTGGGGGAGATCATTGTCAGAGGCAAACATCAACATAATGTGGATAGTGGGTCCTAGATTCTATGGGAGTAGCACCTGCCTAAGGAATCAGGAAGGTGAAGCCTGAGCCAGTCTTGAAGGATAAATAGGAGTTTAggtaaaaagaggaagaaagttcCAAGTGGAGGGAGCAGCTGGAGCAAAGGCTATTTGTTCAAAACAACCTAAGAAGTACAGGGAACTGTAAGCACAGAGCTCCTGAAGGTGGGTCAGAGAAGAAGGTACTGAGATAAAgctagagaaagagacagagaccagACCAATGAGGGGCTTACAAACCATATTCAGATAGTAGAACATATTCCAGGAGGTATAATGTTCCAGGAGGTATAATGGGGACCTATAGGAGAATTCTGAAGCAAGTATATTCTGAGCAGTTTGTGTTAGAGCATTCAAGACCCACTATTGGTCCCCTACCCTGATTTACCTCATTTCTTTGGGATCAGGTGGATGTCAAAGCCCTCAACAGCCAGGTGGAAGAGCGAAAGCTTCGAGAGGCAACAGAGCAGCGCAAGGAAGCAGCTTATGGTAAAAGCCCAAGGCCGAGGGCAAGCTAAGAAGGATAGTGTAAGGGCCTGAGTGGGCTGAGGTAGGGCAGTTCTGCCTTGGAGTAGGGCCTGAGGCCTGGGGTGTGGTGGGACAAACCAGATGGACCTTTGGAGCAGAGGCCATGCAGAGTGGGCTCTGTCTCTTCTGTGGGGCTTTCTCCAtgtccctgcccaccacccccaggtACCTACCAGATGCAGTATGACCTGGTAGCCCAGATGCTAGAGAAGGAACAGGCAGAACGAACGCGTAGGCTGGCCAGGAAAGTCCAGGAATTTCGGGAGCAAAAGCAGCAGCTCAAGAACAGACAAGAATTTGACTTCTGGGATCCTGGCCGTTTCTGCATGGAGTTTCCAGGCCGTTTCGGTGACAGTGACCCCTACTATGGCCCAGCCAGCCTGCAGTGCTTTGCTGGGAAGGACCTGGACAGGGCTGCATGCCTGAAAATGCAGCAGGAGCAGTTCAAGTACAGGCTGGAGAGGCAACTGCAGGAGCAACGACAAGTCAAGGTTGATGAGAAGTGTTCAGGTTAGTAGCCGTGCCCTCCAGGCTGAGACCTAGGGCCTAGTGGGGAGTTGTTCTGAGCCAGGTACAGCACCCACGAGGTCAGAACCGTGTGGGGAGGTCCAGTGACCCATAAAGCTGATGCCGAAAGGTTAGACTGAGCAGACCCCAAACTCCCTGACTTCCTTCGGTAACTGACAGTGTAGCCATCAGTACCCACTCAGCCTCAAATTCCATTATATGGAGGCAACATAGTGAAGACAGACCTATCGGTTCTGCCACTTACCACCTGGTTTGGGCAAATGAATTTTCTTAgtgcttcagcttcctcatccttaaaatggggataataatccATGCCACAAAAagctcatagaaaaaaaaaaaaaagctcatagaaGAATGACATGAGATACTGTATGGAAAGCACAAGCATCAGTGCTCAGTAACCAGTAGCTACTATTACTATGATACTGCCTGTGACCACATCCTCCTTTTTTATTAGAGTAAGCCCTTTAAGGGCAAGGATCACCTCTTACCTATTTGTACTGCTCACCTTTCAAATCATCCCTGTTAGAGCATCCTATTCAGTTTACCACTTGTCGTGGATGTCACTAATTCTGGAAGTATTTGTGGAACGTCTGTCTTTTCTCCAAAATGTCAGCTCACTAAAGACAAATTTTCTACACCTGTCTCCCAGTGGCCTCATACAGAGCCTGCCATGGTGTCAGGAGCTCAATAAATCATTGTCAAATGAACAACTGGAGACCAAAGTAAACAAGACAAGCACCCTGCCCTCCATGATCCCATGAAACCATGCCCCTTCtagaaaaacagtttatttttttaattatttatttgagagagagagagcacgagcaggggaagtggcaaagggaaaaggagaagcagactcccctctaagcagggagcccaacacagggctcaatcccaggaccctaagatcatgacctgagctgaaggcagacagttaacggactgagccacccaggcaccccaaaaatcaGTTTAGTTGAAGAGGAAAAGATAACATGCACAAGTTAttcatcagcaaatatttatgctTTAACAGTGGTAGGTATTGTGATATAAGTGTATATAGGACATGGAGGGAACATCAACATGGGAGTGGTCAATTCTCACAAGGAAAGGGAGGCAGGATGGGGAGGTGGCACAAGTCAGCTATCAGGAATCAGTTTTGGAAAGTTGGGTACAATTTTTCCAAGGCAGGGTAAGGGAACAagaaaaggggcagaaagaggtagagaacTGGGGTTGTGAATAGTCCAAGAGTGTAGGATGCGTGAACAGTTTCATGTTAGTGCAGCCTAGGGTTGAGGGcttagaggaagagaaaatgtgcaAGAATTTTCTATGCCAAACTAAGGAATTGTGACTTTATTATGTAGACAGTGAATAACCATTTAAGGGTTTTAAGCAGAGTGACAAGACTATTTCAATATTTGGCATATATTAAGCCACCTATTTTGTGCCTGgcacagtgaacaaaatagaaaaatccttGCTGTCATGGAGTTCACATTCTAATGGGGAcaaacagacaataaacaagataaaatagtAAACTATACAGTGGACCCttgaacacaggtttgaactgcataggtccacttatatgtggaattttttaaatgcaatactgtaaacatattttctctcccttatggttttcttttttaaaaaaaatattttattttttctagagagagagagagtacagggggaggagcagagagagggacaggcagactctgcactgagctcagagcccgaagtggggctccatctcaggaccctgagatcatgacctgagccaaaaccaagagtcagatgcttagccaactgagctacccaccacccctcccttaagattttcttaataacgTTTACTTTTCCCTAGCTTTATTTTAGGgctacaatatataatacatttaatatacaaaatatgtgttcatcaACTTTACATTACTGATAAGATCAACAACAGCAGGAGGCTGAGTTGTTAAGTTTTGGGGGATTCAAGCtacatgtggatttttgactCTGTAGGAGGCAGGGCGGGGTGCAAGGGGACACGGGAGACATTGGTGTGCCTAagccctgcattgttcaagggtcaactgtataagGTAATTAAGATAGTTGCTAGggagaaaaagcacaaaaggGGGGACTTGGGGACTTAGAGTGGTGCACAGTTGccattttaaataaggaaaaccTCACTGAGGTCATCTTTGAATACAGATCTGAAGATAAAGGATTGAGCAATACAAACAACTGAAGGAAGAACTGTCACAAGCAGAGGAAGTAACTAGTACAAAGAcctggaggcaggagagagggtgTCTGGAATGTTTGAGGAAGGCAGTATGGCCAGAATAGCTGAAGTAGACCAAGTGAGGGGAAGAGTGATaggaaatgaggtcagagagaTGAAGGGGCTAGATCCAGTGGGCCTTCTAGGCCATAGTGCAGATTTTGGCTTTaactgagggagggaggagccacAGGAGGGTTTTATGCATCGGGGTGACATGATTTGTGTTTTATACATAAAACTTTGCAAGCGATTGTGGAAATTGGATTACAGGGGAAGACCAGAGGCAAAGAAATAAGATAGAAGATTATTGCAGCCAAGAGGAAGTGGCCAACAGGCAGCCATGTAGCTATATGATCCCAAGGTGGCATATAGCCAGTCTGGGTTGGAGGGAGAGATCTGGAGGCCTACAGGCGGGGAAGGGTTTGCACAGCAGCAGAATACTAAGCCTGGATGGAGCCTGGGAAAATAGTGCACTCTGTGAGGACAAAGGTCAGAGCTATCTTATTAATCACAACAACTCTGGTGACTTACATACTCTGCCTGgtatgtagtaggtgctcaggaaatgtaTCTTGAGTGAAGGAGTGATAGAGGAAAAAGGAGTGCATAATAAAGGGATCAGGGAGGTAGGATAAAAGATGCATAAAATACTAATAGCTAACCTTTACTGGGCACTTACTGTGTATCAGACACTGTGCTGAGCTTGCTACCATATAGTAACTCATGCAGTCCTCCCCGCCACTCCGTGAGGCAAGCactactattatccccattgTCAGTGGAGGAAACAAACTTTaacagagatgttaagtaacttgcccagtcATACAGTTAGCGGGTGATGGAGGCGGAAAGTAAACTCAGGCagactggctccagagcccacatTCTTGGCCACTACACCATACTTGCCTTCTCTCAATCTCCATGAGAAAATAGGGTCAGAGATCAAGGGAGAGTCTCAGAATGGGAGTCATCGATAATGTCAAATGCTCTGGAGAAGTTTAGGTAGGAACAGAAACCTGTCTATTGGATTTTGAAATTAGAAGTATCTGGGGACTTTTGTGGGACTAGTTGCAGAGGCGCCATGGGGCCAGCTGCCCTGTGGCAGCAGGCTGATGTATGAGAAGGCAGAGCTAGGCAGCAGGAACAGCGGGATACCAAGGGAGGGTACATGTTGTATAATGAAAAGAGCATGGGCTATTTCCTCGagagacctggattcaaatcccaaccAACTATTtgctgactgtgtgaccttgggcattttATTTCGCCTCTGGACCTCTTAGTGTCTCCACCTGAAAAATGGTGTTGATCCTTTCCTCTCTGGGTTGCAGTGAGGAATGAAATGAAACCACACACCTCTATCCATCCTCCCTAACCTCTGCCACCCTCCAGCCTCTGAAATCCGTTCCTTGGACCTCTTCAAAGCTAAGCCTTAAGCCTATGTTCTGGACCCCATTATCcgtgtccctccctccacctgcccccaggcTGTGCTCTCTACAGTATTCCCTGCCCTGTGTTTTCAACATTTCCTCTTCCACTGGTCCCTTCTGTGCCTGCTGTAAACATGCTTATGTCTaacccatatttaaaaaaaaaaaaagcatccctGCACCCTGTGATTTCTCTGGATGCTGTGAGCTGTTTTCCTTTACAGccatacattttgaaaaatctgcTTCCActtgctgtgttttcttcctttccattacACCACAACCCCCTGAGatctcctttctccccacccaACTTCACTGACACTACTTTTACTAAAATCACCAATGCCTTTGTATTATCAAGTACCAGAGACTCTAGTTAAATCTTTCCTCCTTGACTGGACCATTCTTGTCACCCTTGACTCTGATCACATCCTTCTTaatcctctctcttccttggcTTCTGTCATAGTACATCCTGCTCTtagctctctggctctctggccATTCCTTCTGTGTATCTGCCCTTTGTGGGCTCCTTTTCCCTTACTCCTTTCTTGAGACTCGGTCTATGTCACACTGCTTTCCCTACCCTGCATACTTACTGCAGGTGCCCCTGGCCCTTGTCCTGGTTTCAGCTGCCACGTCACCCACCACCTCTGTGCTGAGGACTCTCTACCCACAAAACCAGATAGCCAGATGCCTGCTGACTACCTTCAACTCAGCTTCCTAAACAGAATTCATCCATGTACCCTAGCCTGCTCTTCATTCTGTATCTTCTACTTCCTGTGGTGGCCACACCATGGCATCCACGTATCCAAGCCAGGACCCTATGAAGCATCCAAATCTCCCCTCTTCTTTACTCTCTCATCAGTACTGCTGATGTAACGCTCTATATATTTGGCCTGTTTTAAGCCCTCCAAGATGGCTTCGCTACCTCCATTGTCTCCCACCAGCCTGACTGTTTTCTATATTGGCCCCCAGAAGGagctttctaaaatataaatctgtatttcccccttacttaaaatatttccattttccctgCAGGAAAACCACCTGCAGGGCAAGTTTCTGGCCCTTTATCTCACCCCTGCAAAGCTCCCTAGCCACTTGCATTTTATGCTCCAGCAAAAGCAGATTAATTATAGTTTCAGACACAGACCATGCGGTATCTTGATTTCCTTCatccatttgacaaatatttattgagcacctactatgtgccaggctctgatctgggtgctgggcatggtagtaaataaaacagacaaaatccctgccctcaacaATGTTACTTTCTAttgaggagagagacaggcaatAGACAAAATAACTGAAATGTTGAGTATATGggatggtgacaaatggtagGGAGAAAAATCAGGGAAGGGGGATAAATATTGGGGACAGGAAAGTTGCAATTTTAGGTAGGAGACATAGGGAAGGCCTCACTGAAGTGGCAATATTTGAGCAAGGCCTAGGGGAAGCAAGAGAAAACATGAGCCAAAAGTAACATCTGTTGCAAATCCCTGATGCACGAGTATCTGGCATGATCTAGAAACTTCAAGGAGACTGGTGTGGCTGGACTAAAACATGCCCTGGAATgccctttgctctttctttctatACACAACACACATTTCAAGGATCACCTCCTCCTGGAGGTCTTCCTCTCACCTTCCTCACAAAGCTCTCATTAATGCCCTGTATACACCTCTATCATTGCCCTTCCTACATTGTGGTATGATCTATGTTTTATCCATCTCCCTGCATCTTTCATTTAGGCACTTGAGAAATCCTTGTTGCTGCTACTGTGGCTATCCCTAAGCCCCCAAAAGTAACTCCTTCCACATCCTACAATTAGAACATTCTCCTCCCAAACATACACATCCACACATCTACCAAGCTTGTTGAACAAATGGCTGAATGAGTGAACCAGGAATGGAGCAGGCCACTATAGTGCCTGGCCATATTTTTCTGTGCAGATATGCTCAATGACCAGCTGCGCCTAGCCATGGACATGCGGGCCACCCAGTTGGCCAAGCTAGAGGAGTCCTGCCGTGTGGCCATGATGTCTGCCATGGCCAATGCCAACAAAGCCCAGGTATGGCCTGAGCCACTCAGTATACCGGGCTCTCCCCAACCCCTTGAACAAAGCCCTGGGGAACTTAGCCATGTCTTTGCCCACACAACCTTTCTTGAATCAGCACCAGCCCCTTCATCTACCTGAGGATATCTCCTTTCACCTAAGGACCCTCTGAGGGCAGAAGATGCTCTTCCCCACATCCAGATTCAGGATGACCGGAGAACAGAACATCACCTTCCCTTCCCCAGCCACTCAGTCTAAGGGTTTCCAGAGGGCAGGAAGTTCCCTGTCCATTCCGCTTCCCCCATGTTAGGTCATTCAAAGGCCAGGCAAGATCTGTTCCTTCTCTCCCAAAGACGGAGGAGAGTAGGGCCATGTCTTCCCCTCCCCTGTGACTGAGAGTTCCCTGAAGTTAGGCACCCAAATGCTCATATTCGGGGGCCCCACCAGGCAGCTGAACTGGCTGAACGGCAACGCCGTGAGCATCAGCGTGAACAGGAGGCCAATTTCATGGAGATCCAGAACCAGATCACGAGTGGCCTATTGACTGAGAACCCTCAGGTTGCTCAGCACCCAGTGGCTCCCCACCGGGTCTTGCCCTATTGTTGGAAGGGCATGACTCCAGAGCAGAGAACTGCCATCAGGAAAGTCCAGGAGGTGCAACGCCACGAAAAGGAGGCACAGCGCCAGGCCGAACAAGCACTGGATGTCGAATGGGAAAACCAGGCCTTGCACTCAGCCCAGGCAGCAATGGAGTTagaagagcaggagagggaacTTTGTGCTGAATTTCGAAGGGGTCTGGGGTCTTTCAATCAGCAGCTGGCTATGGAGCAAAAAGCCCAGTAAGTTCTAGGGGTGGGGGACATGGATGAATGCCAAGGGAGGGAtgggaagggccagagggagaggaaaagttCATCAGCATCAGAGGCCTCTGAACTTCTTTCACAGGCAGAATTATCTGAATTCCATAATCTACACCAATCAGCCTACAACCCAATATCACCTGCAGTTCAACACCAGCAGCCGCTGAGCTCCAAATGACCATCATTCTCTTCTCCCTCATTGAGCTCATGAAAGCTGGGAGTCAGAGAGGAAGAGGCTGCAGACCCCCTTCCCAAATCCATTCCCCCACtatccctgcctttggccctagATAATAAAGTTATTACTAACATCAAGGCCATGTGTTGTAATGGGACACAAAAGGTATGAGGTGCTGCCTTTCCCACCCAACCCCTGGGCCTGCATCTGACCCTGTTAGTCTTCACCCATTCACCTGACTTCCCCATGCCAGTTTCCCCAGCACACAGCATTACCCACTCCCTGTGAGAAACAGAGACTTTATTAGGCACAGAGTGTTGAGCAGTTACAAGATGGCTACTGGACTTCCTCCCATGCTGTACTCCAAGGGAAGCAAGGAAAGAAGGGCACATGTTTTCTCTGCCCCTTGCCTTCAAGGCTGCATGCGGATGGCCCCATCCAGCCGGATGACCTCTCCATTGATGAATGGATTCTCGATGATGGCTTGTACCAGATGAGCATACTCAGCGGGATCACCCAGTCGGTTGGGGAAGGGCACTTGGCTGGCCAAGAAGTTGCGCACTTTTTCTGGGAGGCTGGTCAGCAGTGGGGTGCCAAATAGGCCTAGGCAAGACAGTCAGAGTCAGAGGCtcatccttcctttcttatttccctGGTCCCTTCTCACTTTAGCTCTACCATCGGGTACTTCCCGATGCCCAGAAATGGAAGGCTATTGCTGCTTAGCCGGGAGATACTTTCCATCCTCTCAACTGCCCACGAATCCTACCTACCCAATACCAGGTGTGGCAGGGAGGGAATATGCCTACCTGGAGCAATGGTCATCACTCGGATGCCCACAGGAGCCAGATCCCGAGCAATGGGCAGGGTCATGCCCACTATGCCCCCTTTGGAAGCAGAGTATGCAGCTTGTCCAACCTGGGGAAGGAGTAGAGGTCATACATGGAAGGGCCCTAACAAGTCACCAAAGAGGCACAAGCCATAACCCCTACCCACACACCTGGCCCTCAAAGGCAGCCACGCTGGCAGTGTTGATGATGACCCCACGTTGGCCTCCCTGGTCTGGTTCATTCTGGCCCATCTCACCAGCTACCAGGCGGATCACATTGAAGGTGCCTAAGAGATTCACCTGAAAGACCAGTAGAGACATGGTGTAGGACCATTTGTCCCCTAAAATCTTTGGGGGCACCCACAGCCAAATACCTCTTACAGCCCTCAGAGGCCTTACATTGAGAACTCGCTGGAAGTCCTCCAAGGTATGGGCCTGATTCTTCTTTAAGTTGTATGTCTTGATGGCCACTGCAATACCTGCACAGTTGACTGCCACATCCACACGGCCGAACTTTTCTTTTGCTAGAGTCAGGGCTGCTTGCACGTCCTTCTCTGAGGTCACCTTTAAAGGGAGAAGTGGAGAAGGTATTCATCTCCCAGCACACACACTCACCACTAAACCTGGGCAAGGGGAGAGCAAGTCCAGTCTTTGAGTAACAACAGAATTCTGTAAGCAAGGAGGAGgccaaaagaaaacatgagagtgGGGCAAAAGTGAAAATGTGAGATACTGTAGAGCAGTGTCACATTTTTCAAATCTATATCCTCTTTTGATAAATTCACATACCCCTGGAAGATTTCTGTAGACCAGAGCAGTTTCGAGAATTATTATGATGATGAACTGGTTTTTTTGTACCTCGACTTGCCAAGATGATTTCACCAAGCTTGCTTTCCGTAGCCTCATGAAAAATTTTTCAACTTtgtaaatacaaaattataggGCACAATATGCATTTTCAAACTATACATACCCCCTCCGCGAGATTCTGATATATCCAATTCCCATCCCCACTGCTGTGGCTCCAGGCTTTGTACATTCCTTATTGCAGGTGCTCCCACAGTGCTTGACAGATGGCTCAGGCCAAAAGGGACAAGGAGATGGGCCCACTGTCCACACAGACCCTTACTGAAGGGGACCCCACGGGTTCCCAGGCCAGTTTCAGTGACCTCATGCTCACACTTACATCAGCTGGGGCAAAGGCGCAGTTCTTCCCCAACTTCTTGGCTTGGACCTCGCCATCAGAGTTGGGCAGGTCCAGAAGCACAGCAGTGGCCCCTTGCCCCACCAGTCGCTCTGCCGTGGCCAGACCTAAACCAGAGGCTCCTCCGGTTATTAGAGCAACCAGGCCCTGTGAAGAAAGGAACGGTCAACGGTACTCGATGCAGACCAACCCCACCCTTTCATCTGCCTGTTTGTTCTCCAGGCTTCTGCAACGGAGGCTCCCCGGGGTGACCCAGGTGTGTTTCCTCTCCTTCAGAATAGGACCTCTGGGTGTCTCATCCCCAGTCACCCCACACACATATGCGTAGGAGAGTTGACCTTCACCTCCCGAGCCCAACCGCCGCACTAGCAGGCCTAGACAAGTGTGACCCTTCCTCCCAGCACCGATCTCTACCCCCTAGAGCCACGGCCGCGTGGTCCCAGCAGGCGCAGCAGACCAGCCAGTAGATGCGAAGCCCCAACTACCTTCACGCCCCGACAGGCCGCAGCCATTTTGCTCCGAACTCTCCGCCGGCAGGGCGGTGGGGCAGGCGCAGATTGGCGGACGCAGAGGCGTGTGGCGGGGCGGGCGAGGGGGCGGGCCGCTGCGCCAGACTCCGGGGCGTGGCGTCGGCTGCTAGCCGCGGCAGCCCAGAGGGCGAAGCTTCGGCGAGGTGCCTCCAGAGTTCTTTCACCTGAGGTAAGAACTCCGTAGCAGCCGCACGATGGCAACCACCCTCTCCGCCCGACTGTCAGCCTAGTTTCTGGGCAGGCGGCCAGCTCTGCGGGAAGTAGGCGGACAGGAGATTAGGAGTTTTCCTTACCTCTCAGTAAAAGCCTTCATTCAAGCATAAACATATGACAGACTCctatatgccaggctctgtgcgGGTCCCTGGGGACGATACCAAGTGGAATACTAAAAGGTTCATGCTTTACAGAAGGACACACTTCAGTTGGGGGAAAAAGGTAATTACAGTACAGACACAGacaaaggaaggggcagagaactAAATTCTGAGACAGACACGGATAGCCAAAGATGGAGATTTTGAGAGCCACTGAAGAGAAATATGTTAAGGAAGAGATCAGAGAAACAGATGCCAGACAGGATCACAGAGATATGGATATGGGGAACCACTAAGAGACAGAGAAGCTGGGAGACAGACATTCTGAGACAGAGCTGTTGAGACGCAAAAGTCCAGAGAGGcataaacagagaaacaaaaacattgtTCATCAGTTCAGCCTTTGCTACTGTCCCCTGTGTCAAACCTATTTTACATCCCAAAGCCCACATTAATCACACGTTGCTGACTGGACCTCAACCAGACACTGTCATTTTAATTTCAGGTCTTTGGTCATCCTGGAACATCTTTCAACCAGCATCCCAATTAGAatcttgagggatgcctgggtggtttagtgatTGAGCAACCGcgttccgctcagggtgtgatcccggagttgtGGGAtcagagttctgggatagagttctgcattgggcttcctgcagcaagcctgcttctccctctgaggcctatgtctctgcctctctgtctctcatgagtagataaataaaatcttaaaaaaaaaaaaaagaatcttgaaccCACCTAATCTACCTAATCTGACTTCCTTTTATACTCTTCCCCAAACCAATATCTTCAGGCTATAGATCTTAATCTATATTTTCAGCCCCATTAGTCTATGTTTCCTCTGTCTGAAGTATCTCCCAACATGCTTTCCCACCCAGAAGACTTCCCTCCCAGCCAAATTGTTGACAACCACCACACTCATGGTTGCTATACCATATTCCTCAAATGATTTAGTACAAGATTTATAATCTTTCTGATGACATGAAGTCCCCCCAGCAATTTATACCACTCTTCACTGGACCCAATATGCTCCAGCCACAGTGGCCTCTTTGTGTTCATCTTTGTGttagctgttccctctgcttggaattctcGCTCCCTGATGTTTGCATGactgcctttttcttcttttgatcaTTTAGAACtaagcttaaatgtcacctcctctctcTGACCACTTAAGCTGTAGACACCTACTTGCTATCCCATTATGTTGGAGGAGTTTATCGAGGACGTGACCACTGGTTGACCTGAGAGCTGGAGCGAGGCAATGGGTATCTCTTCACCCATTCCCCTGTCTTTGGAATGTAGGCTCTGCCCAGTCTTCCCACGGCTGGAGCCATTTCAGGGACATAGCCTTGAGAGAGTAAGAtgttgttgagaccatctggaaTGAACACATGCTTGAAACCAGCTAAAGCCTCtacataaatttttaagattccagTCGGTGGCTGCAGAGATCTACTCATCTTCCAGCTGTCCAAGACAAGTCTTGTATGTAAATTCCCTGGTTTATTAAATCTGCCACCTGCCAATCTGGAGTAATCTGACTCTGGTCTCTCCATGTTCTCCATGTACAGGTGCCAATTTGTGAGCCACCACGTTGCATATTTGAATTCTCTGCATAGCACTTACAGGTCATCTTTTTTCTAACCTTGGGGCTAGATGCATTTTggaattcaaatttttttctattttagaaaggAAGACTTGCTCTATATTACATAACTCTGTATACTGCATATACTGTATACTATGTAACTACCAAGAAAGGTCTAGAGCATAACTTATAATGAAACATTAATATTTCTAGAGTGAAAAGTATGAACATTAACATGAAGTGT
The Vulpes vulpes isolate BD-2025 chromosome X, VulVul3, whole genome shotgun sequence genome window above contains:
- the RIBC1 gene encoding RIB43A-like with coiled-coils protein 1 isoform X1, translated to MYKVDVSPDPKEVAAIEARRNREKDRQSRFFNVRTRVMGVDVKALNSQVEERKLREATEQRKEAAYGTYQMQYDLVAQMLEKEQAERTRRLARKVQEFREQKQQLKNRQEFDFWDPGRFCMEFPGRFGDSDPYYGPASLQCFAGKDLDRAACLKMQQEQFKYRLERQLQEQRQVKVDEKCSDMLNDQLRLAMDMRATQLAKLEESCRVAMMSAMANANKAQAAELAERQRREHQREQEANFMEIQNQITSGLLTENPQVAQHPVAPHRVLPYCWKGMTPEQRTAIRKVQEVQRHEKEAQRQAEQALDVEWENQALHSAQAAMELEEQERELCAEFRRGLGSFNQQLAMEQKAQQNYLNSIIYTNQPTTQYHLQFNTSSR
- the RIBC1 gene encoding RIB43A-like with coiled-coils protein 1 isoform X2 codes for the protein MYKVDVSPDPKEVAAIEARRNREKDRQSRFFNVRTRVMGVDVKALNSQVEERKLREATEQRKEAAYDMLNDQLRLAMDMRATQLAKLEESCRVAMMSAMANANKAQAAELAERQRREHQREQEANFMEIQNQITSGLLTENPQVAQHPVAPHRVLPYCWKGMTPEQRTAIRKVQEVQRHEKEAQRQAEQALDVEWENQALHSAQAAMELEEQERELCAEFRRGLGSFNQQLAMEQKAQ
- the RIBC1 gene encoding RIB43A-like with coiled-coils protein 1 isoform X3, which codes for MYKVDVSPDPKEVAAIEARRNREKDRQSRFFNVRTRVMGVDVKALNSQVEERKLREATEQRKEAAYGTYQMQYDLVAQMLEKEQAERTRRLARKVQEFREQKQQLKNRQEFDFWDPGRFCMEFPGRFGDSDPYYGPASLQCFAGKDLDRAACLKMQQEQFKYRLERQLQEQRQVKVDEKCSGRII
- the HSD17B10 gene encoding 3-hydroxyacyl-CoA dehydrogenase type-2; its protein translation is MAAACRGVKGLVALITGGASGLGLATAERLVGQGATAVLLDLPNSDGEVQAKKLGKNCAFAPADVTSEKDVQAALTLAKEKFGRVDVAVNCAGIAVAIKTYNLKKNQAHTLEDFQRVLNVNLLGTFNVIRLVAGEMGQNEPDQGGQRGVIINTASVAAFEGQVGQAAYSASKGGIVGMTLPIARDLAPVGIRVMTIAPGLFGTPLLTSLPEKVRNFLASQVPFPNRLGDPAEYAHLVQAIIENPFINGEVIRLDGAIRMQP